A window from Manis javanica isolate MJ-LG chromosome 10, MJ_LKY, whole genome shotgun sequence encodes these proteins:
- the LOC140843778 gene encoding olfactory receptor 6C1-like, whose protein sequence is MRNSTKIREFILLGLSDDPNLQVVIFVFLLITYMLSITGNLTIITLTLLDSHLHTPMYFFLRNFSLLEVSFTTVSIPKFLGTIITGDKTIPFNDCIAQLFFFILLGVTEFYLLAAMSYDCYIAICKPLHYRTIMNRRVCTLLVFSSWLLSFLIIFPALLLLLNLDYCRSNISDHFTCDYFPLLQLSCSDTKFLEIMGFSCAVFTLMFTLALIVVSYMYIIRTILRIPSSSQRTKAFSTCSSHMIVISISYGSCIFMYIKFSAKDRMSLSKGVAVLNTSVAPMLNPLHL, encoded by the coding sequence ATGAGAAACTCCACAAAAATAAGAGAGTTTATCCTCCTGGGACTTTCAGATGACCCCAACCTTCAAGTGGTGATCTTTGTCTTCTTGTTAATCACCTACATGCTCAGCATCACGGGGAACCTGACCATTATCACCCTCACCCTTCTGgactcccacctccacacccccatgtactttttcctcagaAATTTCTCCTTGTTAGAGGTTTCATTCACAACAGTCAGTATACCCAAGTTCCTTGGCACCATCATTACAGGAGATAAAACCATTCCCTTTAATGATTGCATtgctcaattatttttttttattctcttgggAGTCACTGAATTTTACCTTCTAGCTGCCATGTCCTATGACTGTTATAttgccatctgcaaacccctgcattacAGGACCATCATGAATCGCAGAGTCTGCACTCTCCTTGTCTTTTCTTCATGGCTACTTTCATTCCTAATCATATTCCCTGCCCTCTTGTTGCTCTTGAACCTTGATTACTGTAGATCTAATATTAGTGACCATTTTACCTGTGATTATTTTCCCTTGCTGCAACTTTCTTGTTCAGACACAAAATTCCTAGAGATAATGGGGTTTTCCTGTGCTGTGTTTACTCTCATGTTCACTTTGGCATTAATAGTTGTGTCCTACATGTATATCATCCGAACAATTTTGAGGATTCCTTCTAGTAGTCAGAGGACAAAGGCCTTTTCCACATGTTCATCCCATATGATTGTCATTTCCATCTCTTACGGCAGctgcatatttatgtatattaaattCTCAGCAAAAGACAGAATGTCTCTGAGCAAGGGAGTTGCTGTGCTAAACACCTCGGTagcccccatgctgaaccccctTCATTTATAG